One window of Dyadobacter sandarakinus genomic DNA carries:
- a CDS encoding DUF418 domain-containing protein produces MKNSLRLPALSEDNALLRPAGVTDRVQIVDVLRGFALFGILVIHSVQNFVNATTVGLMGLGPKNTFVKTSLEFLIEDKFFIIFSFLFGWSFYLIYQHATHKRKPFVQLFVWRLVILLGIGIFHSFFYRSDILQVYAVVGFPLIFCRNLSNRSLLLLCATLFFSSVPCVIYRDEIALNFALLKQHHIPVPSKLSYNLSSGRLFVTSSMFVLGLYAGKTGILQHIAGQDKLLKRIVAASGCSIVLTAIGIRSETLNLGLTHSGIYLSNAIFYCLQNIAFSCFYVSLVTLLYSQRAFTSSLSWLEPLGRMGLTAYIMQSVFFQLFYIYWDGLELGFPGAMLVTFSFYAGQILMAEFWLMHFRHGPMEWIWRSLTYLVTNKLPASLDKD; encoded by the coding sequence TTGAAAAATTCTCTACGTTTACCGGCACTCTCCGAAGACAATGCATTACTCAGGCCGGCCGGGGTCACGGACCGTGTTCAGATCGTAGACGTGCTCCGCGGCTTTGCCTTGTTCGGCATCCTCGTCATCCATTCGGTGCAGAACTTTGTGAATGCAACCACCGTCGGCCTGATGGGCCTTGGTCCTAAAAATACCTTTGTAAAAACGTCCCTCGAGTTCCTGATCGAAGACAAGTTCTTCATCATCTTCTCATTTTTGTTTGGGTGGAGCTTTTACCTGATCTACCAGCATGCTACCCACAAGCGCAAGCCCTTCGTGCAGCTTTTTGTGTGGCGGCTGGTGATCCTGCTGGGCATCGGCATTTTCCACTCCTTTTTCTACCGCTCCGACATCCTGCAGGTATATGCCGTGGTGGGCTTTCCGCTGATCTTCTGCCGTAACCTCAGCAACCGGAGTCTTTTGCTGCTGTGTGCCACCCTGTTTTTCAGCAGTGTTCCCTGCGTCATTTACCGGGACGAAATCGCTCTCAACTTTGCACTGCTCAAACAGCACCACATCCCGGTACCAAGCAAGCTCAGCTACAACTTGTCGTCCGGGAGGCTGTTCGTGACAAGCTCGATGTTTGTACTCGGGCTGTATGCGGGCAAAACAGGCATATTGCAGCACATAGCCGGCCAGGATAAACTTCTGAAGCGGATTGTGGCGGCAAGCGGATGTTCCATTGTTCTTACGGCCATCGGCATCCGATCCGAGACGCTGAACCTGGGCCTGACCCACAGCGGTATTTACCTGAGTAATGCCATTTTTTATTGTTTGCAAAATATCGCGTTTTCGTGCTTCTATGTATCGCTGGTAACTCTGCTGTACTCACAGCGCGCGTTCACCTCTTCCCTATCGTGGCTCGAACCGCTCGGACGAATGGGCCTCACGGCCTACATTATGCAGTCCGTGTTTTTTCAGCTTTTCTACATTTACTGGGACGGGCTCGAGCTGGGTTTTCCCGGTGCCATGCTCGTTACTTTTTCTTTTTATGCGGGCCAGATTTTAATGGCTGAGTTTTGGTTGATGCACTTCCGGCACGGTCCTATGGAGTGGATATGGCGCTCGCTTACTTACCTGGTCACCAACAAGCTTCCCGCGAGCCTGGACAAAGATTGA
- a CDS encoding DUF2490 domain-containing protein, translating into MNYPVHILKAGLAVWLCLAAAFCHAQYPRLHDHNVIGWLVYEGDHAISSRWAVHTEAQWRQTVSRRQQDLLRLGLSRKLSDRIELSGGYTHFRSHAYGSYPEVPGRAEPEHRIYEDIKLKDELAPVTLTHRLRLEQRWLGSRDASGQGPVQAWAFQNRIRYQLSAELPLQGSSVDDHEWYLNAFDEVFIGFGKNVKDNVFNQNRLSAGLGYQLNDQAKLELNYIYQLRQHAEPDASTQRQVLEINQGVRVTIVWQMDFTK; encoded by the coding sequence ATGAATTATCCTGTGCACATTTTGAAAGCCGGTCTTGCAGTATGGCTGTGCCTGGCCGCAGCATTTTGCCATGCACAATACCCGAGGCTGCACGACCACAATGTGATAGGCTGGCTGGTGTACGAGGGTGACCATGCGATTTCGTCCCGATGGGCGGTGCATACGGAGGCACAGTGGCGGCAAACCGTTTCGCGCCGACAGCAGGACCTGCTCCGCCTGGGATTATCCCGCAAGCTTTCCGACCGCATTGAACTTTCGGGCGGGTATACCCATTTTCGCTCGCATGCCTACGGCTCCTATCCCGAGGTACCCGGCCGGGCTGAGCCGGAGCACCGCATATACGAGGATATCAAATTAAAGGACGAACTTGCCCCCGTCACCCTCACCCACCGGCTACGATTGGAGCAGCGCTGGCTTGGTAGCAGGGATGCATCGGGTCAGGGACCTGTTCAGGCCTGGGCTTTTCAGAACCGCATCCGGTACCAGCTTTCGGCAGAGCTTCCGCTGCAGGGCTCGTCCGTGGATGACCATGAATGGTACCTCAATGCATTTGATGAGGTTTTTATTGGTTTTGGTAAAAATGTAAAGGATAATGTCTTTAATCAAAACCGCCTTTCCGCAGGTCTCGGATATCAGCTGAACGATCAGGCGAAGCTGGAACTGAACTACATTTACCAGCTCCGACAGCATGCAGAACCGGATGCGAGTACACAAAGGCAGGTATTGGAAATCAATCAGGGCGTTCGGGTGACGATTGTCTGGCAAATGGATTTTACAAAGTAA
- a CDS encoding alpha/beta hydrolase: MQINNKRSSTLKAAFIALIAFTSVSIFSCTQDHQVPPGSSIDPKGPKPAWAPDIHDEMWAVIEKLLSYGDTPIPQLTPQQARMNHTVKDAVTDLLAENNITAPAPQVDTTGADIDVAGGKVHARIYTPRAGTAPYPVIVYYHGGGWVIAGIDVYDASAAALSEQVGAVVVSVGYRKGPEFKFPTAHNDAFTAYQWVLAHTDMLKANPAKVGVAGESAGGNLAANVSIRARDAKITLPKHQLLVYPVANSDTMSTSYKQYYNAKPLDVPSLYWFLGHYLNNISEAKDPRISLVAADLKGLPSTTIIAAQIDPLTTEGMLLNEKLQAADVQTTYQLYAGTTHEFFGTAAIVPEAKQAQALAASRFKEAFK, encoded by the coding sequence ATGCAAATCAACAACAAACGTTCATCAACACTGAAAGCCGCCTTTATCGCACTGATTGCTTTTACTTCTGTTTCTATTTTTTCCTGTACCCAGGACCACCAGGTGCCGCCGGGCTCTTCCATTGATCCGAAAGGACCCAAGCCCGCCTGGGCGCCGGACATTCATGATGAGATGTGGGCCGTGATCGAGAAGCTGCTGAGCTATGGCGACACGCCCATTCCGCAGCTTACCCCCCAGCAGGCCCGCATGAACCACACGGTGAAAGACGCAGTAACTGACCTGCTGGCCGAAAACAACATTACGGCCCCAGCACCTCAGGTGGATACCACCGGTGCAGACATCGATGTGGCCGGTGGAAAGGTGCACGCGCGTATTTACACGCCCAGAGCCGGTACCGCTCCATACCCTGTTATTGTTTATTATCATGGCGGAGGCTGGGTGATTGCCGGCATCGACGTGTATGATGCGTCTGCGGCAGCACTGTCTGAGCAGGTAGGTGCGGTGGTAGTTTCCGTGGGCTACCGCAAAGGTCCCGAATTCAAGTTTCCGACAGCGCATAATGATGCATTTACAGCCTACCAGTGGGTGCTTGCCCATACGGATATGCTGAAAGCAAACCCTGCCAAAGTGGGTGTGGCGGGTGAAAGTGCAGGCGGAAATCTGGCAGCCAACGTCAGCATCAGGGCGAGGGATGCGAAGATTACGCTTCCCAAACATCAGCTGCTCGTGTACCCGGTAGCTAATTCTGACACGATGTCGACTTCCTACAAGCAGTATTACAATGCAAAACCGCTTGACGTACCTTCGCTGTACTGGTTTCTGGGACATTACCTGAACAACATTTCAGAGGCAAAAGACCCGCGCATTTCGCTGGTTGCCGCCGACCTGAAAGGATTGCCTTCCACCACGATTATAGCAGCACAGATCGATCCGCTTACAACCGAGGGCATGTTGTTGAATGAAAAACTGCAGGCTGCCGACGTGCAGACCACTTACCAGCTGTATGCTGGAACAACCCACGAATTTTTCGGTACAGCGGCCATTGTACCCGAGGCAAAGCAAGCGCAGGCACTGGCAGCTTCCCGGTTCAAAGAGGCATTCAAGTAA
- a CDS encoding DUF4142 domain-containing protein — protein sequence MKANWLIAAGISIVTLASFSDALQTEAQDQQFVTQAAEGGLLEVKLGELAVKSGTSAQVKDFGKAMIRDHTKVNDELKALAKKKNLNVPASLSPMKQQKYDSLASQTGTQFDMLYMNMMIASHEQTIGLFQTESTKGQDADVKKWADGKIPALKHHLEMAKKLFKSSPGAAGK from the coding sequence ATGAAGGCAAACTGGTTAATCGCCGCAGGCATATCCATCGTCACGCTTGCATCGTTTTCGGACGCACTGCAGACCGAGGCACAGGATCAGCAATTTGTAACGCAGGCAGCCGAGGGTGGTTTGCTGGAAGTAAAGCTGGGAGAGCTGGCTGTTAAAAGCGGAACCTCAGCACAGGTAAAGGACTTCGGCAAAGCAATGATCAGGGACCATACCAAGGTAAATGATGAACTGAAAGCCCTGGCCAAGAAAAAGAACCTGAATGTACCGGCTTCGTTAAGCCCCATGAAGCAGCAGAAGTACGACAGCCTGGCTTCGCAGACAGGGACGCAGTTTGACATGCTTTATATGAACATGATGATTGCCTCCCATGAGCAAACCATCGGACTTTTCCAGACGGAATCGACCAAAGGCCAGGATGCGGATGTGAAAAAATGGGCTGACGGGAAGATCCCTGCTTTGAAACACCATCTTGAAATGGCGAAAAAGCTTTTTAAATCGTCACCAGGCGCCGCAGGGAAATAG
- a CDS encoding SPW repeat domain-containing protein encodes MQFISTKFHSKLDYIVGLFLIASPWIFNFNDTGPGCWMPIIAGFVAVIMSLFTDYEGGIVRSIPMPVHLAVDAFSGLALAASPWLLGFADEVFIPHLVFGLFEIAAATLTSRRAFAHD; translated from the coding sequence ATGCAGTTCATCAGCACTAAATTCCATTCGAAGCTCGATTACATTGTCGGGCTGTTTCTGATCGCCTCGCCGTGGATCTTCAATTTCAATGATACGGGACCCGGCTGCTGGATGCCCATCATCGCCGGCTTTGTGGCAGTGATCATGTCGCTTTTTACAGATTATGAAGGCGGGATCGTTCGCAGCATTCCTATGCCGGTACATTTGGCCGTAGACGCTTTTTCAGGATTGGCACTGGCGGCATCCCCCTGGCTGCTGGGCTTTGCCGACGAGGTTTTTATCCCGCACCTGGTATTTGGCCTGTTTGAAATTGCAGCGGCAACACTCACCTCGCGCCGGGCTTTTGCACATGATTAA
- a CDS encoding TIGR03885 family FMN-dependent LLM class oxidoreductase: protein MFHLSPNLKFMHVRIGYHASHEQFRPSELLRFIQHAQQAGFTDALSSDHYFPWSEAQGESGFAWSWLGAAMQAGNLTYGIVNAPGQRYHPALIAQAVATLCEMFPQRFWIATGSGQFLNEHITDPTWPLKQARNERLRESVDIMRALWRGETVTHEGHIKIYDAKLYTLPGYIPTVIGAALTEKTAKWLGAWADGMITTSRPPEELKKIIAAFREGGGEGKPVYLKVQLSYDPDLSTALTTAHEQWRNNVFASTLLGDTRSPQGLDAAGVMVKKEDMFASVRISDSLDQHLEWLAADVELGVEKLLLHNVNLRQEQFIDAFGEKVLPALQRQFAS from the coding sequence TTGTTTCACCTTTCACCTAATCTGAAATTTATGCACGTGCGGATCGGTTACCACGCGTCTCACGAACAGTTTCGTCCCAGCGAGCTGCTCCGGTTTATTCAACACGCACAGCAAGCCGGGTTTACGGATGCGCTGAGCTCCGACCATTACTTTCCGTGGAGTGAGGCCCAGGGCGAGAGTGGCTTTGCATGGAGCTGGCTCGGTGCGGCCATGCAGGCAGGCAACCTGACCTACGGCATTGTCAATGCGCCGGGACAGCGCTACCATCCTGCCCTCATTGCCCAGGCTGTGGCAACTTTATGTGAGATGTTCCCGCAACGTTTCTGGATTGCTACCGGAAGCGGGCAGTTTTTAAATGAACACATTACCGATCCCACCTGGCCGCTCAAACAGGCCCGGAATGAGCGGCTCCGCGAAAGCGTGGATATCATGCGGGCACTCTGGCGGGGTGAAACGGTCACGCATGAAGGCCACATCAAAATATACGATGCCAAACTATACACCCTGCCAGGCTATATCCCGACCGTCATCGGTGCGGCACTGACCGAAAAAACGGCCAAATGGCTCGGGGCCTGGGCCGATGGTATGATCACGACCTCACGACCACCCGAAGAACTGAAAAAAATCATTGCCGCTTTCCGGGAAGGCGGAGGAGAAGGCAAGCCCGTGTACCTGAAAGTGCAGCTCTCCTATGATCCGGATTTGTCCACAGCACTGACAACCGCGCATGAACAATGGCGGAATAACGTATTTGCGTCCACGCTGCTTGGGGATACACGCTCGCCCCAGGGACTGGATGCAGCGGGTGTGATGGTCAAGAAAGAAGATATGTTTGCTTCCGTGCGCATTTCGGACAGCCTCGACCAGCATCTCGAATGGCTGGCAGCAGATGTGGAGCTGGGTGTTGAAAAACTGCTTTTGCACAATGTCAACCTGCGGCAGGAGCAGTTTATAGATGCCTTCGGCGAAAAGGTACTGCCGGCCTTACAGCGTCAATTTGCATCCTGA
- a CDS encoding c-type cytochrome, producing MKALKVTGKILAGLSIVIGAVLLYIRLVLPDTGPPPEIRIERTLDRIERGKYLANHVMVCMDCHSTRDWSRYAGPMLPGGYGGGGEAFTPEMGFPGRFFSPNITPYALQDWTDGEILRAVTGGVNKEGKALFPVMAYHRFGQLDREDIYSIIAYIRELPAVEHDVPASEPDFPVSFLINTMPKRATFTKRPAPDNLVAYGKYLVNAAGCVDCHSQTSKGEVIPGTEFGGGTEFRSAGGTMRSPNITMHRETGIGNWTKADFVKRFKAYADSTYQAPRLGSGDVNTPMPWSMYAGMKEQDLEAIYAYLCSIRPSNHQVARVRKSTLR from the coding sequence GTGAAAGCATTGAAGGTCACAGGGAAAATTCTGGCAGGCCTCAGTATTGTGATCGGGGCTGTTCTTCTATATATCCGGCTGGTGCTGCCCGATACCGGTCCTCCGCCCGAGATCAGGATCGAGCGGACCCTCGACCGCATTGAGCGCGGCAAGTACCTGGCCAACCACGTTATGGTTTGCATGGACTGCCACAGTACCCGTGACTGGTCGCGGTACGCAGGTCCGATGCTGCCCGGCGGATACGGGGGTGGAGGCGAGGCATTTACTCCTGAAATGGGATTTCCCGGCCGTTTTTTTTCACCCAACATCACACCCTACGCCCTGCAGGACTGGACGGACGGCGAAATTCTGAGAGCTGTAACAGGCGGCGTCAACAAGGAAGGCAAAGCATTGTTCCCGGTTATGGCCTACCACCGGTTTGGTCAGCTCGACCGCGAGGATATTTACTCCATCATTGCCTACATAAGGGAACTGCCCGCCGTGGAGCACGACGTACCGGCCTCTGAGCCCGACTTTCCGGTCAGCTTCCTCATCAACACCATGCCCAAACGGGCTACATTTACGAAGCGTCCGGCACCTGACAATCTTGTCGCTTATGGCAAATACCTGGTCAATGCTGCGGGATGCGTGGATTGCCACAGCCAGACGAGCAAGGGAGAAGTAATACCCGGAACTGAATTCGGGGGAGGCACGGAGTTTCGTAGTGCCGGCGGAACCATGCGCTCTCCCAACATCACCATGCACAGGGAAACCGGTATCGGGAACTGGACCAAGGCGGATTTCGTGAAACGCTTTAAAGCCTATGCAGACAGTACCTACCAGGCGCCTCGCCTCGGCAGCGGCGATGTGAATACGCCCATGCCGTGGTCTATGTATGCCGGGATGAAGGAGCAGGATCTGGAAGCGATTTATGCTTATTTGTGCAGTATCCGCCCATCGAACCATCAGGTCGCGCGTGTCCGGAAGAGTACATTAAGGTAA
- a CDS encoding ABC transporter ATP-binding protein: MQLLLKYLRPHYALILLALLLAGTAQLLTLIDPVIFGKIIDQYATNKNHLPENEMIRGVTRWLLLALGIAVLARLCKAAQDYIARKAVARFGMYIFNDGLRQTLRLSYQEFEESRSGTTLSVLQKVKTDAERFINSFINVLFSSLVGVGFLIWYSINRNWLLVPVFFIGVVLLGSLTGLLSKRIKTIQRSINRQTDRQAGVITESLRNIELVKSLGLTFAEIRRLNALTLGIFELEMQKARKVSMLSFLQGNLLNLLKQSILFILLWLIFRKVLSTGELIAMQFISTAIFTPLQDLGNMIILYREADASLKTFDALMHKPVEKRPENSIELGMLESLRFSHIVFRHKTAGYNAIDDISFEVKLGQTIAFAGPSGAGKSTLVKLLVGLYTPVSGEIFFNETPATVIRYNPLRRQIGFVSQDTQLYAGTIRDNLLLVRPAATDEELTEALRKASALGLVAKASHGLDTLLGENGMKLSGGEKQRLSIARALLRNPNLLIFDEATSALDSLTEEEITATIREISTNRHRMTILIAHRLSTIMHADVIYVLEKGRISEAGSHAELLEQKGLYYSMWRQQVGERRKDMSGV; the protein is encoded by the coding sequence ATGCAATTATTATTGAAATACCTTCGCCCGCATTACGCTTTGATATTGCTGGCCTTGCTGCTGGCAGGTACCGCACAACTTCTTACCTTGATTGATCCCGTCATTTTCGGAAAGATCATCGACCAGTACGCCACCAACAAGAACCATTTACCTGAAAATGAGATGATCCGCGGCGTGACACGCTGGCTGCTGCTCGCCCTCGGCATTGCAGTACTTGCCAGACTGTGCAAGGCCGCTCAGGATTACATTGCGCGCAAGGCGGTGGCCCGTTTTGGTATGTACATTTTCAACGACGGGCTGCGGCAAACCCTGCGGCTATCGTACCAGGAGTTTGAGGAGAGCCGCAGCGGCACTACCCTCTCGGTTCTCCAGAAAGTAAAAACGGACGCGGAGCGTTTTATCAATTCTTTCATCAATGTACTCTTTTCGTCCCTGGTGGGCGTGGGATTCCTGATCTGGTACAGCATCAACCGCAACTGGCTGCTGGTTCCGGTCTTTTTTATCGGGGTTGTGCTTCTGGGTTCACTGACCGGCCTCCTTTCCAAGCGGATCAAGACGATTCAGCGGTCGATCAACCGGCAGACAGACCGGCAGGCGGGTGTGATCACCGAAAGCCTGCGCAACATTGAGCTTGTCAAAAGTCTCGGGCTCACCTTTGCAGAAATAAGGCGCCTGAATGCCCTCACCCTGGGAATCTTTGAGCTGGAAATGCAGAAGGCCCGGAAAGTAAGCATGCTGTCGTTCCTTCAGGGTAACTTGTTGAACCTGCTCAAACAGTCCATACTATTTATCCTGCTCTGGCTGATTTTCCGCAAAGTGCTCAGTACCGGCGAGCTCATCGCCATGCAGTTTATTTCCACGGCCATCTTCACGCCTTTACAGGATCTGGGCAACATGATCATCCTCTACCGCGAAGCCGATGCTTCCCTGAAAACTTTCGATGCATTGATGCACAAGCCGGTCGAAAAGCGGCCCGAAAATTCCATTGAGCTTGGCATGCTGGAAAGTCTGCGTTTCAGCCACATTGTGTTCCGCCACAAAACCGCCGGGTACAATGCCATCGACGACATTTCCTTTGAAGTAAAACTGGGACAAACCATTGCATTTGCCGGACCGTCGGGTGCGGGGAAGTCTACGCTTGTCAAGTTGCTGGTAGGGCTGTACACGCCGGTAAGCGGCGAGATCTTCTTCAATGAAACCCCGGCAACCGTGATCCGGTACAATCCGCTCCGCAGGCAGATCGGCTTTGTGAGCCAGGATACGCAGCTGTACGCAGGCACCATCCGCGACAACCTTCTGCTGGTCAGGCCGGCTGCCACGGACGAGGAGCTGACCGAGGCGCTGCGGAAAGCCTCGGCCCTCGGGCTTGTTGCCAAGGCTTCGCATGGACTGGATACGCTTTTGGGAGAAAACGGCATGAAGCTCTCGGGAGGTGAAAAGCAGCGCCTGTCTATTGCCCGGGCCTTACTGCGCAATCCAAACCTGCTGATCTTTGATGAGGCAACGTCTGCGCTGGACTCACTGACGGAAGAAGAAATTACAGCTACGATCCGCGAGATTTCCACGAACCGGCATAGGATGACGATCCTGATTGCCCATCGGCTGTCCACGATCATGCATGCCGACGTCATTTATGTGCTTGAAAAGGGCCGCATATCCGAAGCCGGCTCCCACGCCGAACTGCTCGAACAGAAAGGACTTTATTACTCCATGTGGCGGCAGCAGGTAGGAGAACGGCGGAAAGACATGTCGGGTGTATAG
- a CDS encoding MarR family winged helix-turn-helix transcriptional regulator, giving the protein MQTEKSSSTVNDSNPEFKKKIEEQMGALVMFNIHHISHLFAKKGNRELAKSGFSLLLEQLPVLFVVNASDALCSQQDIANHLQKDKAGIQRSIQTLVRDGYLRITVDSTDRRKNLIQLTPAGKMVVEKVIETAQGLDKLVTDRLEPQEVETLTRLLKKVALILEA; this is encoded by the coding sequence TTGCAAACAGAAAAATCAAGCAGTACCGTGAACGACAGCAATCCCGAATTCAAGAAAAAGATTGAAGAACAGATGGGCGCACTGGTGATGTTCAACATCCACCACATCTCCCATTTGTTTGCTAAAAAAGGCAATCGTGAGCTGGCAAAGTCGGGTTTTTCGCTCCTCCTGGAACAACTTCCCGTTTTGTTTGTAGTGAATGCTTCGGATGCATTGTGCTCGCAGCAAGACATTGCCAACCATTTGCAGAAAGACAAAGCAGGCATACAGCGCTCCATACAGACTTTGGTGCGGGACGGCTACCTGCGGATCACCGTGGACAGTACGGACAGGCGCAAGAATCTGATACAACTTACGCCCGCTGGCAAAATGGTGGTGGAAAAGGTGATCGAAACCGCTCAGGGGCTGGACAAACTGGTAACCGATCGTCTGGAACCGCAGGAAGTGGAGACGCTCACCCGCCTGCTTAAAAAGGTCGCGCTCATTCTTGAGGCATAA
- a CDS encoding TolC family protein has product MKRIIVLLSFLMLTAALPGQSQNSWSLKQCLDYGLQHYGTVRLAEYQKLTADQQARQALGLYLPQVSGTGNFIDNIKLQTSVIPAGIFGPEPTRIAFGQKYQTNMSATATQAIYDQSLLLGLKANKPNQQLAELNTRQTKEEIIYNITSNYYQVYVAQQQIGLLRDNLQRTQQVLDILKLQRDNGVIQPVDYTNTEVTYNNTSSQLSLAENDLNLALNRLKYQMGLSQEQQLILPDSMQLGQVPPVETMQFDVHNLASYQQAETNLALQRLQLSRIRAGYQPTLSASASYGTLAFANDFGGAFRNFNSFGSIGVTLKVPIFDGLQRDAQVKQQKLTVLTQEEQQKLNASAYQLQFNNSQSQMQRAQATVQNDQRTVQQAQEVYNVTTLQYKQGVKGLTDLINADNQYRQSQSNYINSLINFYQARLDLEQSQGTLLTFYNQL; this is encoded by the coding sequence ATGAAAAGGATCATTGTCTTACTTTCCTTTCTTATGCTGACCGCTGCATTGCCCGGACAGAGCCAGAATAGCTGGTCGCTGAAGCAATGCCTGGATTACGGTCTGCAGCATTACGGAACAGTGCGGCTGGCTGAGTACCAGAAACTAACAGCCGATCAGCAGGCCCGCCAGGCACTGGGGCTTTACCTGCCGCAGGTGTCGGGTACCGGTAACTTTATCGACAACATCAAGCTTCAGACCTCGGTGATTCCTGCCGGGATTTTCGGACCTGAGCCTACACGTATTGCATTTGGGCAGAAGTACCAGACCAACATGAGCGCCACGGCGACCCAGGCCATTTACGACCAGTCGCTGCTGCTCGGACTGAAAGCCAACAAGCCCAACCAGCAGCTGGCTGAGCTGAACACCCGCCAGACGAAAGAAGAGATTATTTACAACATTACCAGCAATTATTACCAGGTATACGTGGCGCAGCAGCAGATCGGCCTGCTCCGGGATAACCTGCAGCGTACCCAGCAGGTGCTCGACATCCTGAAACTGCAGCGCGACAACGGGGTGATCCAGCCGGTGGACTATACCAATACGGAAGTGACCTACAACAATACCAGCTCGCAGCTTTCACTCGCCGAAAACGACCTGAACCTGGCGCTCAACAGACTGAAGTACCAGATGGGCCTTTCGCAGGAGCAGCAGCTTATATTACCCGATTCCATGCAGCTGGGCCAGGTACCGCCCGTAGAAACCATGCAGTTTGACGTGCACAACCTAGCCAGTTACCAGCAGGCCGAAACCAACCTGGCCCTGCAGCGTTTACAGCTGAGCCGCATCCGTGCGGGCTACCAGCCTACCCTGAGTGCCTCGGCCAGCTATGGTACGCTCGCGTTTGCCAATGATTTTGGCGGTGCGTTCCGGAATTTCAACAGCTTCGGGAGCATCGGCGTCACGCTGAAAGTGCCCATTTTCGACGGACTGCAGCGCGATGCGCAGGTAAAACAGCAGAAGCTGACCGTACTTACCCAGGAAGAGCAGCAAAAACTTAATGCATCGGCCTACCAGCTGCAGTTCAACAATTCGCAGTCGCAGATGCAGCGCGCCCAGGCGACTGTTCAGAATGACCAGCGTACGGTACAGCAGGCGCAGGAAGTATATAATGTGACCACGCTGCAATATAAACAGGGTGTAAAAGGACTGACAGACCTGATCAATGCGGATAACCAGTACCGCCAGTCACAGTCCAACTACATCAATTCCCTGATCAACTTTTACCAGGCCCGTCTCGACCTTGAACAGTCGCAGGGCACTTTGTTAACATTTTATAATCAACTCTGA
- a CDS encoding efflux RND transporter periplasmic adaptor subunit, which produces MKKSTIFVIVAILAITALIGFRLSSNKRKIDEKNQMPTNTNVAIPVTVARVAEGTVTQQLVKTGNLIPFREASITATTGGQVSRVNFELGSHVKEGAVLVALDNRLRELSLEATNLNIEKLDKDVKRYNTLLAGNATTEIQVNETRFNYENARNQAEQIKKQIQDANVKAPISGQIVAKDIEPGEYVAPGTVLGTVLDVNRLKVNVLVNESDVYSLKIGQNVRISADVFPGKKFSGRISYIAPQGTDEHNYPVEITLPTSGGLRAGTFVNVDFSQTSNQKALQIPRSALVESIKNPYVYVIDGTSARQRKIKVGRDMGDTIEVTEGLAAGDQVVTTGQLNLTDGKPVTITK; this is translated from the coding sequence ATGAAAAAGTCAACCATTTTCGTCATAGTAGCTATTCTGGCGATAACTGCGCTGATCGGCTTCCGGCTTTCTTCCAACAAAAGGAAGATTGATGAAAAAAACCAAATGCCCACGAATACTAATGTAGCCATCCCTGTGACCGTCGCCAGGGTTGCCGAAGGAACCGTGACGCAGCAGCTGGTAAAAACCGGCAACCTGATCCCGTTCAGGGAGGCGAGCATTACCGCCACCACCGGCGGGCAGGTTTCGAGGGTAAATTTTGAGCTGGGCTCCCATGTAAAGGAAGGGGCCGTGCTCGTGGCACTGGACAACCGCCTCAGAGAACTTTCCCTGGAAGCAACCAACCTGAATATTGAAAAGCTGGACAAAGACGTGAAGCGTTACAATACCCTGCTGGCTGGTAATGCAACAACCGAAATTCAGGTGAACGAAACCAGGTTCAATTATGAAAACGCCAGGAACCAGGCTGAGCAGATCAAGAAGCAGATCCAGGATGCCAATGTAAAGGCGCCGATCAGCGGACAGATCGTTGCCAAGGATATTGAGCCGGGCGAATACGTGGCACCGGGTACTGTACTGGGTACGGTGCTGGATGTAAACCGCCTGAAAGTAAATGTACTGGTCAATGAAAGTGATGTTTACAGCCTGAAAATCGGTCAGAATGTACGGATCTCGGCGGATGTTTTTCCAGGTAAAAAATTCAGCGGACGCATTTCCTACATTGCTCCCCAGGGTACCGACGAGCATAACTATCCGGTAGAAATTACCCTGCCGACCTCAGGCGGGTTGAGAGCCGGAACATTTGTGAATGTCGACTTCTCGCAAACCTCCAACCAGAAAGCATTGCAAATCCCGCGCTCCGCACTCGTGGAAAGTATCAAAAATCCGTATGTGTACGTGATTGACGGTACTTCGGCCAGGCAGCGCAAGATCAAGGTAGGACGCGATATGGGTGATACGATTGAAGTAACGGAAGGCCTCGCGGCTGGCGACCAGGTAGTAACTACCGGTCAGTTGAATTTGACAGACGGCAAGCCCGTAACCATCACAAAATAA